Proteins from a genomic interval of Salmo salar chromosome ssa14, Ssal_v3.1, whole genome shotgun sequence:
- the LOC106569180 gene encoding oxysterol-binding protein-related protein 1: MSGEGNHGNQKAQCNGVKKHRTSLPAPMFSRNDVSIWSILKKCIGMELSKIAMPVILNEPLSFLQRLTEYMEHTYLIHQANTTTDSMERMKCVAAFAVSAVASQWERTGKPFNPLLGETYELIREDLGFRWMSEQVSHHPPVSAFHAEGLQEDFLFHGSIYPKLKFWGKSVEAEPKGIISLELPKYNEAYTWTNPTCCVHNIIVGQLWIEQYGNVEVINHKTGERCSLIFKPCGLFGKELHKVEGYILDKSKKKLCAIYGKWTECLYTVDADTYDAHKKSDKKNSEEKKSNMQTSVDEEPEEMPLPDGDTVQVIPGSELIWRIVPRPDNSAEFYAFSTFAMQLNELEEGMKGVLPPTDCRLRPDIRHMEKGDMDSASAEKKRVEEKQRLSRKNRSKSTEEWKTRWFHQGTNPHNKAQDWLYSNSYWDRNYSLLPDIY; this comes from the exons ATGTCCGGGGAGGGTAACCATGGTAACCAGAAGGCCCAGTGCAATGGAGTAAAGAAGCACAG AACGTCTTTACCAGCGCCCATGTTCTCCAGGAATGATGTCAGCATCTGGAGCATCCTGAAGAAATGCATTGGCATG gAGCTGTCTAAGATAGCAATGCCAGTGATCTTAAACGAGCCCCTTAGTTTCCTGCAGCGGCTTACAGAGTACATGGAGCACACGTACCTCATCCACCAGGCGAACACCACCACAGATTCCATGGAGAGGATGAAG TGTGTTGCAGCGTTTGCTGTGTCTGCTGTAGCTTCACAGTGGGAGAGGACGGGAAAACCCTTCAACCCACTACTGGGAGAAACCTATGAGCTCATCAG AGAGGACCTAGGGTTCAGGTGGATGTCGGAGCAGGTGAGCCACCACCCCCCCGTCAGCGCCTTCCATGCTGAGGGCCTGCAGGAGGACTTCCTGTTCCACGGCTCCATCTACCCCAAACTCAAGTTCTGGGGCAAGAGTGTGGAGGCGGAGCCTAAAGGCATCATCAGCCTGGAGCTACCCAA ATACAACGAAGCGTACACCTGGACAAACCCCACCTGTTGTGTCCACAACATCATCGTGGGCCAGTTGTGGATCGAGCAGTACGGCAATGTGGAGGTGATCAACCACAA GACCGGAGAGAGATGCAGCCTGATATTCAAACCATGTGGCCTCTTTGGCAAAGAGCTGCACAAAGTGGAGGGCTACATCCTAGATAAAAG CAAAAAGAAGCTCTGTGCCATCTACGGTAAATGGACCGAGTGCTTATACACTGTGGACGCTGACACTTATGATGCTCATAAGAAATCTGACAAGAAGAACTCAGAGGAGAAGAAAAGCAACATGCAG acCAGTGTAGATGAGGAGCCAGAGGAGATGCCCCTGCCTGACGGAGACACGGTCCAGGTCATCCCAGGAAGTGAGCTGATCTGGAGGATAGTCCCCCGGCCAGACAACTCTGCagag ttCTATGCTTTCTCCACATTTGCCATGCAGCTGAATGAGCTGGAGGAAGGCATGAAGGGGGTCCTACCCCCCACAGACTGTCGACTCAGGCCTGACATCAGACACATGGAGAAAGGAGACATGG ACTCGGCAAGTGCAGAGAagaagagggtagaggagaaacaAAGACTGTCCCGGAAAAATCGCTCCAAATCAACCGAGGAATGGAAAACAAG